The following DNA comes from Glaciihabitans arcticus.
GCCGCCCCCTTGAAGCGCGCCGACACGTACTCGCCCACGTCGCCGCCCGGGATCTCGCGCGGCGTGAACCGCGGGCCGGTCGGCGTGCGCGGGATGATGCGGTCGGCACGGAAGATGCGCCAGTCGCCCAGGTCGAGATCCCACGCGACGAGGTACCATCGGCTGCCCGACGTCACCACGTGGTGGGGTTCGACGCGGCGGGGAGGGCGGACGGTGACGTCATCCTCTTCTGAAATGGTGCTCGCGTAGTCGAAGCGCAGTACCTCCCGGGCGTGAATGGCCGTGGACAGCGCGACGAGGACATCGGGGTCCGCCTCGCCCCGACCGCTGGGCAGCGTCGTGAACCGCAGGGCGTCGAGGCGGTGTCGCAGGCGCGAGGGCATCACCTGACGAACCGTGGTGAGCGCGCGCACCGCTGCTTCCTCGATGCCGGCACCCGCGGCGGTCGCGCCCTGAAGCGCAACGGCCAGCGCGATCACCTGTTCATCGTCGAAGAGCAGGGGCGGCAGTTCGGATCCCGCGTCGAGGCGATACCCGCCGTCCGGTCCCATGGCGGCCTGGATGTTGTAGCCCATGTCGCGCAGGCGGTCGACATCGCGGCGGACGGTGCGGGAGCTGACGTCGAGGCGGTCGGCGAGCAGGGTGCCCGGCCAGTCCCGTCGGGTCTGCAGCAGCGACAGCAGGCGCAGAAGGCGCGAAGTTGTGGATGCCGAACTCATGGCTCAACACTAGGTTGAGTCTAGGACGATAACTGTCCTACACGGCTGAAAGGGTGGATTCTGCCCGGAGAAAGCCCGGCTCACCACACAGGAGTACACATGACCGTCATCACCACACCCCACCTCAACTTCCGCGGTACCGCCAAGGGCGCCCTCGACTTCTACCATTCAGTGTTCGGCGGCCAGTTGGTCGCCGTCACTAACGAGCAGGCGTACAGCGCCGAGATCCCCGAAGAAGCCCAGCAGATCAAATTCGGCCAGGTAATCGGCGAGAACGGCTTTCAGGTCATGGCGTACGACGTGCCCGCCAGCGTGCCCTACGACCAGGGAGACAAGTCGCTGTTCGTCTCGGTGCGCGGTGACTCCGTTGACGAGATCAGCGAACTGTGGGGCAAGCTCGCGGTTGGCTCGACCATCCTCGCCGACCTCGCGCCCTCGATG
Coding sequences within:
- a CDS encoding helix-turn-helix transcriptional regulator; the protein is MSSASTTSRLLRLLSLLQTRRDWPGTLLADRLDVSSRTVRRDVDRLRDMGYNIQAAMGPDGGYRLDAGSELPPLLFDDEQVIALAVALQGATAAGAGIEEAAVRALTTVRQVMPSRLRHRLDALRFTTLPSGRGEADPDVLVALSTAIHAREVLRFDYASTISEEDDVTVRPPRRVEPHHVVTSGSRWYLVAWDLDLGDWRIFRADRIIPRTPTGPRFTPREIPGGDVGEYVSARFKGAAENRWPCVGTVILNLPASRVLQFAGDGTVVELGADRCSLELGSWSWGALAASFGRFETAMEVVGPPELTEAFGVLAERYRTASG
- a CDS encoding VOC family protein, encoding MTVITTPHLNFRGTAKGALDFYHSVFGGQLVAVTNEQAYSAEIPEEAQQIKFGQVIGENGFQVMAYDVPASVPYDQGDKSLFVSVRGDSVDEISELWGKLAVGSTILADLAPSMFSPAYGMLKDAFGVVWVLDVAVAYDPS